A single window of Pseudomonas lijiangensis DNA harbors:
- the uvrB gene encoding excinuclease ABC subunit UvrB, with product MSEFQLVTRFEPAGDQPEAIRLMVEGIEAGLAHQTLLGVTGSGKTFSIANVIAQVQRPTLVLAPNKTLAAQLYGEFKTFFPNNAVEYFVSYYDYYQPEAYVPSSDTFIEKDASINDHIEQMRLSATKALLERKDAIIVTTVSCIYGLGSPETYLRMVLHIDRGDKLDQRALLRRLADLQYTRNDMDFARATFRVRGDVIDIYPAESDLEAIRVELFDDEVESLSAFDPLTGEVIRKLPRFTFYPKSHYVTPRETLLEAMEGIKVELQERLEYLRNNNKLVEAQRLEQRTRFDLEMILELGYCNGIENYSRYLSGRPSGAPPPTLYDYLPPDALLVIDESHVSVPQVGAMYKGDRSRKETLVEYGFRLPSALDNRPMRFDEWEAVSPQTIFVSATPGPYEAEHAGRVIEQVVRPTGLVDPQVEIRPALTQVDDLLSEINKRVALEERVLVTTLTKRMAEDLTDYLGDHGVRVRYLHSDIDTVERVEIIRDLRLGAFDVLVGINLLREGLDMPEVSLVAILDADKEGFLRSERSLIQTIGRAARNLNGRAILYADRMTGSMERAIGETERRREKQIAHNLANGITPKGVIKDVADIMEGATVPGSRSKKRKGMAKAAEENARYENELRSPSEITKRIRQLEEKMYQLARDLEFEAAAQMRDEIAKLRERLLAV from the coding sequence ATGTCCGAGTTTCAGCTCGTCACCCGTTTTGAGCCAGCCGGCGATCAGCCCGAGGCCATCCGCCTGATGGTGGAAGGGATCGAGGCCGGGCTGGCGCACCAGACCCTGCTGGGCGTGACCGGCTCGGGCAAGACCTTCAGCATCGCCAACGTCATTGCCCAGGTACAGCGCCCGACCCTGGTGCTGGCGCCGAACAAGACCCTGGCGGCCCAGTTGTATGGCGAGTTCAAGACGTTTTTCCCCAACAATGCGGTGGAGTATTTCGTCTCCTACTACGACTACTATCAGCCGGAAGCCTATGTGCCGTCGTCGGACACCTTCATCGAGAAGGATGCTTCGATCAACGACCATATCGAGCAGATGCGCCTGTCCGCGACCAAGGCCCTGCTGGAGCGCAAGGACGCGATCATCGTCACCACGGTGTCCTGCATCTATGGTCTGGGCAGCCCGGAAACCTACTTGCGTATGGTCCTGCACATCGACCGTGGCGACAAACTCGACCAGCGCGCCTTGCTGCGCCGTCTGGCGGATCTGCAGTACACCCGCAACGACATGGATTTTGCCCGTGCGACCTTTCGGGTGCGAGGCGATGTCATCGATATCTACCCGGCCGAGTCCGATCTGGAAGCGATCCGCGTCGAACTGTTCGACGACGAGGTGGAAAGCCTGTCGGCCTTCGATCCGCTGACGGGGGAGGTGATCCGCAAGCTGCCGCGTTTTACCTTCTACCCCAAGAGCCACTATGTGACGCCCCGCGAGACGCTGCTCGAAGCGATGGAAGGCATCAAGGTCGAGTTACAGGAGCGCCTGGAATACCTGCGCAACAACAATAAGCTGGTGGAAGCCCAGCGTCTTGAGCAGCGCACCCGTTTTGACCTGGAAATGATTCTGGAGCTGGGGTACTGCAACGGCATCGAAAACTACTCCCGCTATCTCTCGGGCCGCCCGTCGGGAGCGCCACCGCCCACGCTTTACGACTACCTGCCGCCTGACGCCTTGCTGGTGATCGACGAGTCCCACGTCAGCGTGCCGCAGGTCGGTGCAATGTACAAAGGCGACCGCTCGCGCAAGGAAACCCTGGTGGAATATGGCTTCCGGCTGCCATCGGCACTGGATAACCGGCCCATGCGCTTCGACGAGTGGGAGGCGGTCAGCCCGCAGACCATCTTCGTTTCGGCCACGCCGGGGCCTTACGAGGCAGAGCATGCCGGGCGAGTCATCGAACAGGTGGTGCGCCCGACTGGGCTGGTGGACCCGCAGGTCGAGATTCGTCCTGCGCTGACTCAGGTCGATGATCTGCTGTCGGAAATCAACAAGCGTGTGGCGCTGGAAGAGCGAGTGCTGGTCACGACCCTGACCAAGCGCATGGCCGAGGATTTGACGGACTATCTGGGCGACCATGGGGTGCGGGTCCGTTACCTGCACTCGGACATCGATACTGTTGAGCGGGTCGAGATCATCCGCGATCTGCGTCTCGGGGCTTTCGACGTGCTGGTGGGGATCAACCTGTTGCGCGAAGGCCTGGACATGCCGGAAGTGTCTTTGGTGGCGATTCTAGATGCCGACAAGGAAGGTTTCCTGCGTTCCGAACGCTCCCTGATCCAGACCATCGGTCGGGCAGCTCGTAACCTCAATGGCCGGGCGATTCTCTATGCCGATCGCATGACCGGTTCCATGGAACGGGCCATTGGCGAGACCGAACGGCGTCGTGAAAAGCAGATCGCCCATAACCTGGCCAATGGCATCACGCCCAAGGGTGTCATCAAGGACGTGGCGGACATCATGGAAGGCGCGACGGTCCCGGGTTCGCGGAGCAAGAAGCGCAAAGGCATGGCCAAGGCCGCGGAAGAAAACGCCCGCTACGAGAACGAACTGCGCTCACCCAGCGAAATCACCAAGCGCATTCGTCAACTGGAAGAGAAAATGTACCAGTTGGCCCGCGACCTGGAGTTCGAGGCCGCGGCGCAGATGCGCGACGAGATCGCCAAGCTGCGGGAGCGGTTATTGGCGGTTTGA
- a CDS encoding amino acid aminotransferase, with protein sequence MSLFSAVEMAPRDPILGINEAFNADTRTNKVNLGVGVYCDEDGRIPLLRAVAEAEKIRVAQHAPRGYLPIDGISAYDLAVQKLLLGADSPLIASGRVLTTQSVGGTGALKIGADFLKRLLPDAVVAISDPSWENHRALFEAAGFPVQDYRYYDAPTHDVNRAGMLEDLQNLPNGSIVVLHACCHNPTGVDLTLDDWKKVLEVVKAKGHVPFLDMAYQGFGQGIDEDALAVRLFADSGLTFFASSSFSKSLSLYGERVGALSIITESKEETARVLSQVKRVIRTNYSNPPTHGAIISAAVLNDPALRAMWEEELGEMRVRIHGMRKAMVERLATNPAGQDFSFVGRQCGMFSYSGLTAEQAQRLRSEFGIYALDTGRICVAALNQKNIDAVCDAIKQVL encoded by the coding sequence ATGAGCCTGTTCTCCGCTGTCGAAATGGCGCCCCGCGATCCGATCCTGGGTATCAACGAAGCATTCAACGCCGACACCCGCACCAACAAGGTCAACCTTGGGGTGGGCGTCTACTGTGACGAAGACGGGCGCATTCCATTGCTGCGCGCAGTGGCCGAAGCCGAGAAGATTCGCGTGGCGCAACACGCCCCTCGCGGCTACCTGCCAATCGACGGCATCTCGGCCTACGACCTGGCCGTGCAGAAACTGCTGCTGGGCGCCGACTCGCCGCTGATCGCCTCGGGCCGCGTGCTGACCACCCAGTCCGTCGGCGGCACTGGCGCTCTGAAAATCGGTGCAGACTTCCTCAAGCGCCTGCTGCCCGATGCCGTAGTCGCCATCAGCGACCCAAGCTGGGAAAACCACCGCGCCCTGTTTGAAGCGGCGGGCTTCCCGGTCCAGGACTATCGCTACTACGACGCCCCGACCCACGACGTGAATCGTGCCGGCATGCTGGAAGACCTGCAGAACCTGCCGAACGGCTCCATCGTTGTGCTGCACGCCTGCTGCCACAACCCGACCGGTGTCGACCTGACCCTGGACGACTGGAAAAAGGTTCTGGAAGTGGTCAAGGCCAAGGGCCACGTACCTTTCCTGGACATGGCTTACCAGGGCTTCGGCCAGGGTATCGACGAAGACGCACTGGCTGTGCGCCTGTTCGCGGATTCGGGCCTGACCTTCTTTGCCTCCAGCTCGTTCTCCAAATCCCTGTCGCTGTACGGCGAGCGTGTCGGCGCCCTGTCGATCATCACCGAGTCGAAGGAAGAAACCGCCCGCGTCCTGTCCCAGGTCAAGCGCGTGATTCGTACCAACTACTCCAACCCGCCGACTCACGGCGCAATCATCTCTGCCGCAGTCCTCAACGACCCGGCACTGCGCGCCATGTGGGAAGAAGAACTGGGCGAGATGCGCGTGCGTATCCACGGCATGCGCAAAGCCATGGTAGAGCGCCTGGCCACTAACCCGGCCGGTCAGGACTTCAGCTTTGTCGGCCGTCAGTGCGGCATGTTCTCCTACTCGGGCCTGACCGCCGAACAGGCCCAGCGCCTGCGCAGCGAGTTCGGTATCTACGCGCTGGATACCGGGCGTATCTGCGTGGCAGCCCTGAACCAGAAGAACATCGACGCGGTCTGTGACGCGATCAAGCAAGTGCTGTAA
- a CDS encoding nucleoside hydrolase: MKKKVIIDSDMGWDDVLSISYLMKDPTVEIIGLTVTGCGETNLGWGTIIAQNLLAIGNKQNTPVAVGTETPLKYDNKFPQDFKSDMNDIMGLIGSLNPVELPVISPLSAWEFLFETVKNSKDKITILSLGGFTNIAKMLELCKQPGDIAMIEGIYAMAGAVYVDGNVAGLSTAKPEWNQGSLYSSNYYAEWNVFVDAVAANNVFQSQIPLTLVPLDVCNQVILDPSYSDKIKAQDPVATLVRQVLETKSGSHAEGGLPVPIFDPLATMLMAGGIPSTKTDTQFLSVETQQSEHDNHCGKINVESSGSRKIVFVQGVSQMAFSENFAKVINGPLS, translated from the coding sequence ATGAAAAAGAAAGTCATCATTGATTCGGATATGGGCTGGGACGACGTTCTATCGATTTCCTACCTGATGAAAGACCCCACTGTTGAAATCATTGGCTTGACCGTTACCGGCTGCGGCGAAACCAATCTGGGCTGGGGAACGATCATTGCCCAGAACTTGCTGGCCATTGGCAACAAGCAGAACACGCCGGTTGCAGTGGGCACGGAAACGCCCCTGAAATACGACAACAAGTTCCCTCAGGACTTCAAGAGCGACATGAATGACATCATGGGCCTGATCGGAAGCCTGAACCCTGTGGAACTGCCAGTCATTTCCCCGCTGTCGGCCTGGGAGTTCCTGTTTGAAACGGTAAAAAACAGCAAGGACAAGATCACGATTCTGTCCCTGGGCGGCTTCACCAACATCGCCAAAATGCTGGAGCTCTGCAAACAGCCAGGCGACATCGCAATGATCGAAGGCATCTACGCCATGGCCGGCGCGGTGTATGTCGACGGTAATGTGGCCGGGCTCAGCACCGCCAAACCCGAGTGGAATCAGGGCAGCCTCTACAGCAGCAACTACTACGCCGAATGGAACGTCTTTGTGGATGCCGTCGCAGCCAACAATGTGTTCCAGTCACAGATCCCGCTCACACTGGTGCCACTGGACGTCTGCAATCAGGTCATTCTGGACCCCAGCTATTCGGACAAGATCAAGGCTCAGGACCCAGTGGCAACTCTGGTGCGCCAGGTGCTTGAAACAAAATCCGGCAGCCATGCCGAAGGCGGACTGCCCGTTCCTATCTTCGATCCGCTGGCGACCATGCTCATGGCGGGCGGCATCCCGTCCACCAAGACCGATACGCAGTTTCTGTCCGTAGAGACGCAGCAGTCCGAGCACGACAACCACTGCGGGAAGATCAACGTTGAAAGCAGCGGCTCCCGCAAAATCGTCTTTGTTCAGGGCGTTTCCCAAATGGCCTTCAGTGAAAACTTTGCCAAGGTCATCAATGGCCCGTTGAGCTGA
- a CDS encoding efflux RND transporter periplasmic adaptor subunit, producing the protein MKRSRHPGRAVLLALCMFPVIAVCAWQIMPSGNNDAVTALVTRSDIQSSVTALGTLQPRSYVDVGSQATGQIMKIHAQVGDQVKEGQLLVEIDPSTQKARLDAARYAIENLKAQLQEQRALHELAQQKQQRQRSLAAAGATRAEDVQAAESEFRATQARVDMFKAQILQAQASLRSDEAALGYTRIYAPMSGTVVALDAREGQTLNAQQQTPLILRIARLSPMTVWAEVSEADIGHVKPGMNAYFTTLSGGTRRWNSTVRQILPVPPKPLEQANQGGGSPSSSGKSGSGRVVLYTVLLDVDNADQALMAEMTAQIFFVANSAQNTLTAPLAALKSGPQADLQTARVLTASGDIQNREVRTGISDRLRVQILEGLNEGDRLLIGPSVGSGG; encoded by the coding sequence ATGAAACGCTCTCGACACCCTGGACGCGCCGTCCTTCTGGCGCTGTGCATGTTTCCGGTCATTGCCGTGTGCGCCTGGCAAATCATGCCTTCGGGCAACAACGATGCCGTGACCGCCCTCGTCACCCGCAGCGACATACAAAGCAGCGTGACCGCACTGGGCACTCTGCAACCGCGCAGTTATGTGGATGTGGGTTCCCAGGCCACCGGCCAGATCATGAAGATCCACGCGCAGGTCGGGGATCAGGTCAAGGAAGGTCAACTGCTGGTGGAGATCGATCCGTCCACGCAAAAGGCCCGGCTCGATGCCGCCCGCTACGCCATTGAAAACCTCAAGGCCCAGCTTCAGGAGCAGCGCGCCCTGCACGAACTGGCTCAGCAGAAACAGCAGCGCCAGCGAAGCCTCGCAGCCGCAGGCGCCACCCGCGCCGAAGATGTGCAGGCCGCCGAATCCGAGTTTCGCGCCACTCAGGCACGGGTCGACATGTTCAAGGCGCAGATTCTCCAGGCCCAGGCCAGCCTGCGCAGCGACGAAGCCGCGCTGGGCTATACCCGCATCTATGCGCCGATGTCCGGGACCGTGGTCGCGCTGGATGCGCGGGAAGGCCAGACCCTCAATGCCCAGCAGCAGACCCCGCTGATCCTGCGCATTGCCCGGCTCTCGCCCATGACGGTGTGGGCCGAAGTGTCCGAGGCCGATATCGGCCATGTCAAACCCGGCATGAACGCCTACTTCACTACGCTCAGTGGCGGCACCCGGCGCTGGAACAGCACGGTGCGGCAGATTCTTCCGGTACCGCCCAAGCCGCTGGAACAGGCCAATCAGGGAGGTGGCAGCCCGAGCAGTTCGGGCAAGAGCGGCAGCGGTCGCGTAGTGCTCTATACCGTGCTGCTGGATGTCGACAACGCCGACCAGGCACTGATGGCGGAAATGACCGCGCAGATCTTCTTTGTCGCCAACAGCGCTCAAAACACCCTGACCGCTCCCCTTGCCGCCCTCAAAAGCGGGCCGCAGGCCGACCTGCAAACCGCACGGGTGCTCACCGCCAGCGGCGACATACAGAACCGCGAAGTCCGTACCGGGATCAGCGACCGCTTGCGGGTGCAGATTCTCGAAGGGCTGAATGAAGGTGATCGGCTGTTGATCGGCCCGTCCGTCGGCAGCGGAGGCTGA
- a CDS encoding MacB family efflux pump subunit codes for MQTPLIDLRDIRKSYGGGDSPLVNVLRGIDLSIHAGEFVAIVGASGSGKSTLMNILGCLDRPSAGQYLFAGEDVAGLDSDELAWLRREAFGFVFQGYHLIPSGSAQENVEMPAIYAGTPAQERHARAAALLDRLGLASRTGNRPHQLSGGQQQRVSIARALMNGGHIILADEPTGALDSHSGAEVMTLLDELASQGHVVILITHDREVAARARRVIEVSDGLIVSDTASGNPQAPNNPAALQAVDLRQRLNEGSTRNGAWKGELLDAIQAAWRVMWINRFRTALTLLGIVIGVASVVVMLAVGEGSKRQVMAQMSSFGSNIIYLNGKSPSPRTPKGIITLEEVAALGELPEVKMIMPVNGGQAGVRFGNLDHSSYVGGNDTHFPAIFNWPVVEGSYFTEADERNAAAVAVIGHKVRQKLFKDMASPIGQYILIENVPFQVVGVLQEKGASSGDLDSDNRIAIPYSSASIRLFGTQNPEYIAIATKDAGKVKEAERSINDLMQRLHNGKNDYELTNNAAMIQAEARTQNTLSLMLGSIAAISLLVGGIGVMNIMLMTVRERTREIGIRMATGARQGDILRQFLTEAVMLSVVGGLAGIVLAFGMGAALLLGKIAVAFSLFAVAGAFACAVVTGVVFGFMPARKAARLDPVAALTSE; via the coding sequence ATGCAGACGCCACTGATCGACCTGCGGGATATCCGCAAATCCTACGGCGGTGGCGACAGCCCGCTGGTCAACGTGCTGCGGGGCATCGACCTGTCGATCCATGCCGGAGAGTTCGTGGCCATTGTCGGTGCCTCCGGCTCGGGCAAATCGACCCTGATGAATATCCTCGGCTGCCTCGACCGTCCAAGCGCCGGGCAGTACCTGTTCGCCGGGGAAGATGTGGCCGGGCTGGACAGCGACGAACTGGCCTGGCTGCGGCGTGAAGCCTTTGGTTTCGTGTTTCAGGGCTACCACCTGATTCCGTCCGGCTCGGCGCAGGAAAACGTCGAGATGCCAGCCATCTACGCCGGAACGCCCGCACAAGAGCGTCATGCCCGCGCCGCTGCCCTGCTCGATCGACTGGGTCTGGCGTCACGTACCGGCAACCGTCCGCACCAGCTCTCCGGCGGCCAGCAACAACGGGTTTCCATTGCCCGGGCGCTGATGAATGGCGGGCATATCATCCTCGCCGACGAACCCACCGGCGCACTGGACAGCCACAGCGGTGCAGAGGTCATGACCCTGCTGGACGAACTGGCCAGCCAGGGGCATGTGGTGATTCTGATCACCCACGACCGGGAAGTCGCCGCCCGCGCCCGGCGCGTCATCGAAGTCAGTGACGGCCTGATCGTCAGCGACACGGCATCCGGCAATCCGCAAGCCCCAAACAACCCGGCCGCCCTCCAGGCCGTTGACCTGCGCCAGCGTCTGAATGAAGGCAGCACTCGCAATGGTGCCTGGAAAGGCGAACTGCTCGATGCCATCCAGGCCGCGTGGCGGGTGATGTGGATCAACCGGTTCCGCACGGCCCTGACCTTGCTGGGCATCGTGATCGGCGTCGCCTCGGTGGTGGTCATGCTGGCGGTGGGCGAAGGCAGCAAGCGTCAGGTCATGGCGCAGATGTCGTCCTTCGGCTCCAACATCATCTACCTCAACGGCAAGTCCCCAAGCCCGCGCACGCCCAAAGGCATCATCACGCTGGAAGAAGTGGCCGCCCTGGGCGAGCTGCCGGAAGTCAAAATGATCATGCCGGTCAATGGCGGACAGGCAGGCGTGCGCTTTGGCAACCTCGATCACTCCAGTTACGTGGGCGGCAACGACACGCATTTTCCGGCCATCTTCAACTGGCCGGTCGTCGAAGGCAGTTACTTCACCGAAGCAGACGAAAGAAACGCCGCAGCCGTGGCGGTGATCGGGCACAAAGTCCGGCAAAAGCTGTTCAAGGACATGGCCAGCCCCATCGGCCAGTACATTCTCATCGAGAACGTGCCCTTCCAGGTGGTGGGCGTCCTGCAGGAAAAAGGCGCCAGCTCAGGCGACCTGGACAGCGACAATCGCATTGCCATTCCCTACTCCTCGGCCAGCATCCGCCTGTTCGGCACCCAGAACCCGGAATACATCGCCATCGCCACCAAAGATGCCGGCAAGGTCAAGGAAGCCGAGCGCTCGATCAATGACCTGATGCAGCGCCTGCACAACGGCAAGAACGATTACGAACTGACCAACAACGCCGCCATGATCCAGGCCGAAGCCAGGACTCAGAACACCCTGTCGCTGATGCTCGGCTCGATTGCCGCCATTTCCCTGCTGGTGGGCGGTATCGGCGTGATGAACATCATGCTGATGACCGTGCGCGAGCGCACCCGGGAAATCGGCATCCGCATGGCCACCGGCGCACGCCAGGGCGACATCCTGCGCCAGTTCCTCACCGAAGCCGTGATGCTCTCGGTGGTGGGCGGGCTGGCCGGTATCGTGCTGGCATTTGGCATGGGCGCAGCGCTGCTGCTGGGCAAGATCGCCGTGGCGTTTTCCCTGTTCGCCGTTGCCGGGGCCTTTGCCTGTGCAGT